In the genome of Tannockella kyphosi, one region contains:
- a CDS encoding Asp23/Gls24 family envelope stress response protein, giving the protein MLEKNTNMGSITISLEVVSTVTGGAATECYGVVGMASQKKLKDGFHELLGKENYSKGIEVKDGDTGLILDVYIIVGYGVKITEIIHEVQKKVKYVVESTLDLHVESVNIFVQGIRGME; this is encoded by the coding sequence ATGTTAGAAAAGAATACAAATATGGGAAGTATTACAATTTCTTTAGAAGTAGTTTCAACTGTTACAGGTGGTGCAGCTACTGAATGTTATGGTGTAGTAGGAATGGCTAGTCAAAAGAAATTAAAAGATGGCTTTCATGAATTATTAGGAAAAGAAAATTATTCAAAAGGAATTGAAGTAAAAGATGGTGATACGGGATTAATATTAGATGTCTATATCATTGTTGGTTATGGTGTAAAAATTACTGAGATTATTCACGAAGTACAAAAAAAAGTAAAATATGTTGTTGAATCAACATTGGATTTGCATGTTGAATCTGTTAATATTTTTGTACAAGGAATCAGAGGAATGGAGTAA
- a CDS encoding DAK2 domain-containing protein, with translation MKTINGKMFKEMVICGANNLHNNHLEIDALNVFPVPDGDTGTNMSLTFTAGSKEVSTMDTLDIYAVAKKLSKGLLMGARGNSGVILSQIFRGIATGLEGYSEVNAVQLANALNSGTKVAYKAVMRPVEGTILTVIRESSAAVVEYVQEDMDIEEMFDYFIQAAKVSLENTPELLPVLKEVGVVDSGGAGLLLVFEGFAKALAGETIEYLNVQGTGEVEMAGSDIEGGEDAFGYCTEFIVRLEDSLVDKFNEEQLKKELSRIPGDSIVVVQDEEIVKVHVHTLKPGEALNLAQRFGEFIKLKIENMQEQHNNIIEASEPTKKEAKEVGIISVCAGKGLEEAFLSLHCDYVVSGGQTMNPSTEDMVQAIRDLNAKHVIVLPNNSNIVMTAQQSATILEDEIDVIVIPTKTIPQGMSACVMYNPDIALEDNVAEMQEAIKNVQTGEVTFAIKDTNIDGVEIKANDYMAICNKSIVACKPNKLHALQTVLETLVDDESELITLIVGEDIVSADVEEMESYVEDHFDAEMEVVYGLQPVYSFIVGVE, from the coding sequence ATGAAAACGATAAATGGAAAAATGTTTAAAGAAATGGTTATATGTGGAGCTAATAACTTACATAATAATCATTTAGAAATTGATGCTTTAAATGTATTCCCAGTACCAGATGGAGACACAGGAACAAATATGTCTTTAACTTTTACGGCGGGATCAAAAGAAGTATCTACAATGGATACGTTAGATATTTATGCAGTAGCCAAGAAATTATCGAAAGGGTTATTAATGGGAGCACGTGGGAATTCGGGTGTTATCCTTTCACAAATTTTTAGAGGTATTGCAACAGGGTTAGAAGGCTATAGCGAAGTAAATGCAGTACAACTAGCAAATGCTTTAAATAGTGGAACAAAAGTTGCATACAAGGCTGTTATGCGTCCTGTAGAGGGTACTATCTTAACGGTTATTCGTGAATCAAGTGCGGCAGTTGTAGAATATGTGCAAGAAGATATGGATATTGAAGAAATGTTTGATTATTTTATTCAAGCAGCAAAAGTATCTTTAGAAAACACACCAGAATTATTACCTGTTTTAAAAGAAGTAGGTGTAGTTGATAGTGGTGGAGCAGGACTGTTATTAGTATTTGAAGGTTTTGCAAAAGCATTAGCTGGAGAAACAATTGAATATTTAAATGTTCAAGGAACTGGTGAAGTTGAAATGGCTGGAAGTGATATTGAAGGTGGAGAAGATGCCTTTGGTTACTGTACAGAATTCATTGTACGTTTAGAAGATTCTTTAGTTGATAAGTTCAATGAAGAACAATTAAAGAAAGAGTTATCTAGAATTCCTGGAGATAGTATTGTTGTAGTACAAGATGAAGAAATTGTAAAAGTACATGTTCATACTTTAAAACCAGGGGAAGCCTTAAACTTGGCACAAAGATTTGGTGAGTTTATTAAGTTGAAAATTGAAAATATGCAAGAACAACATAATAACATTATCGAAGCAAGCGAACCAACAAAAAAAGAAGCAAAAGAAGTAGGAATTATTTCTGTATGTGCGGGTAAAGGACTAGAAGAAGCTTTCTTATCTTTACATTGTGATTATGTAGTAAGTGGAGGACAAACAATGAATCCTTCTACAGAAGACATGGTTCAAGCAATTCGTGACTTAAATGCGAAACATGTAATTGTTTTACCAAACAATTCAAATATTGTGATGACAGCACAACAATCTGCTACTATTTTAGAAGATGAAATTGATGTTATTGTTATTCCAACAAAAACAATTCCTCAAGGGATGTCAGCATGTGTTATGTATAATCCAGATATTGCTTTAGAAGATAATGTTGCAGAAATGCAAGAAGCTATAAAAAATGTTCAAACAGGGGAAGTAACATTCGCTATTAAAGATACAAATATAGATGGAGTAGAAATTAAAGCCAATGATTATATGGCTATTTGTAATAAAAGTATAGTTGCTTGTAAGCCTAATAAATTACATGCACTTCAAACAGTATTAGAAACACTAGTAGATGATGAAAGTGAATTAATCACTTTAATTGTAGGTGAAGATATTGTTAGTGCGGATGTGGAAGAAATGGAAAGCTATGTAGAAGACCATTTTGATGCTGAAATGGAAGTAGTTTATGGTCTACAACCAGTGTACTCATTTATTGTAGGTGTAGAATAA
- the rpmB gene encoding 50S ribosomal protein L28, translating into MSRKCQISGKGPMSGNTRSHALNSSRRKWNVNLQKATILVDGKPTKVRISTRELRSLRKAG; encoded by the coding sequence ATGTCAAGAAAATGTCAAATCAGTGGAAAAGGACCTATGTCTGGTAACACTCGTTCTCATGCTTTAAACTCTAGCAGAAGAAAATGGAATGTCAATTTACAAAAAGCTACTATTTTAGTAGATGGTAAACCTACTAAAGTAAGAATTTCTACAAGAGAACTAAGAAGCTTAAGAAAAGCTGGATAA
- the dnaJ gene encoding molecular chaperone DnaJ, with protein sequence MANKRDYYDVLGVSKSASGDEIKRAYRKKAKEFHPDVNKAADAEANFKECAEAYEILSDANKKATYDRYGHAAFEQGAGNGAGGGYGGFDDVDLGDIFGSFFGGGQRRQRTGPQRGQDRLMELTITFMEAINGVKKDVKINYDAACSTCNGTGAKSASDVSTCSRCRGTGHVQQQVNSPFGAVVQTVTCPDCGGTGKVIKNKCNDCHGRGYVNKTVTVQLDIPAGIGSGQQLRVAGKGARGANGGSNGDLFVEVRVQTHQHFTRDGRTIYVTVPISSVNATLGCEIEVPTVYGDVNLKIPAGTQSGSSLRLKGKGVKDLRSDSYGDQIVKVNVEIPTKLSHKEKELYDQLAKLDKKDSIFDSFKKSFKR encoded by the coding sequence ATGGCAAATAAAAGAGATTATTATGATGTACTAGGGGTTTCTAAAAGTGCATCAGGAGATGAAATAAAGCGTGCGTATCGTAAAAAAGCAAAGGAGTTTCATCCTGATGTAAATAAAGCGGCAGATGCAGAAGCTAATTTTAAAGAATGTGCAGAGGCTTATGAGATTTTATCGGATGCAAACAAAAAAGCAACATATGATAGATATGGACACGCTGCCTTTGAACAAGGTGCTGGTAATGGTGCTGGTGGTGGTTATGGTGGTTTTGACGATGTTGACTTAGGAGATATTTTTGGTTCATTCTTTGGTGGTGGACAACGTCGACAACGTACTGGTCCTCAACGTGGACAAGATCGTTTAATGGAATTAACAATTACTTTTATGGAAGCAATTAATGGTGTTAAAAAAGATGTTAAAATCAATTATGATGCAGCTTGTTCTACTTGTAATGGAACGGGTGCTAAAAGTGCGAGTGATGTAAGTACTTGTTCTAGATGTCGTGGAACAGGTCATGTTCAACAACAAGTGAATTCACCATTTGGGGCAGTAGTACAAACAGTTACTTGTCCTGATTGTGGAGGTACTGGTAAAGTTATTAAAAACAAATGTAATGATTGTCATGGTCGTGGTTATGTAAATAAAACAGTGACTGTTCAATTAGATATTCCAGCAGGAATTGGTAGTGGGCAACAGTTACGTGTAGCTGGAAAAGGTGCTAGAGGAGCAAATGGTGGATCGAATGGTGACTTATTTGTCGAAGTTCGTGTACAAACTCATCAACACTTTACCCGTGATGGGCGTACTATTTATGTAACAGTACCTATTTCTAGTGTGAATGCAACACTTGGTTGTGAAATAGAAGTACCAACAGTATATGGTGATGTGAATTTGAAAATCCCTGCCGGAACGCAATCTGGAAGTAGTTTACGTTTAAAAGGAAAAGGTGTAAAAGATTTAAGAAGTGATTCTTATGGTGATCAAATTGTGAAAGTAAATGTAGAAATACCTACGAAGCTTTCTCATAAAGAAAAAGAACTTTATGATCAATTAGCTAAATTAGACAAAAAAGATTCTATTTTTGATTCTTTTAAAAAATCATTTAAACGATAA